Genomic segment of Nostoc sp. TCL240-02:
AGGGTTGAAAAAGCTGTTATAAAGTTGCCTGCGGGTGTAACTGGGGTTGTTAAAAGCCTTCAGATCAGCAAAATCGATAATGAAGGCAATAAAACACTCATTTATGGCTGTTCTAATTTAAAAGTTCAGAATGGTACAGATTTAAATGTATCTTGCGGGGGGCCATCTTACTTACCACCGAACCAGTCTTTGCAATATAATGCAACGATTGCAGACTTTAAGCCAGGGACTAAGTTTGCTATTACGCTGGTAGCATCAGAGTCTAAACTACCAGATTTGCAGTAAGTATACATCTGTTATACCAAAAAACCTATTTGGTGTAACAGGTAAAACTGGTTAGTACAAAAATGTTTGCTCCTTCCTAGCCGTAACTAAAAAAGACGAGCTTACCCCCTTAATTTTAAGCAGAGACAACTGTATGAGATACACTGCCCGTAATTAGCTCTAATATCCCCCGGTTGAACAACTGAAGCATTCCAGTCGTGGGTAGAAAATAGTTTAGTTCTATGTTTTATCAAGAATCGTATGCTTGATTTAGTATACGATTCTTTATTAAGTCAACACGATTATAATGACTAGCTCACTCACTTAATTTTGATACAACTCCTATTTATTTCTGGCTAAGACTGTGGCTTTGCCCCGGAACTCAGTTCTACTAAATCTGGTGTAGCAATAAAGCCAAAGTAAATGGCGATCGCAGCATTAATACCATGAAGCCAAATATCATTTAATTCACGAGCAGCCATCAAAGAAACGCTCAAAGCTTTTTCGATTAATATTGATTACATTCTAGAGATGCTTATTAAATAAAATTCTTTCCAGGAAAGAGATTTGGAGCAAGTTAAATTATATTTAAAAGATGTGAAATGGTCAGATATAGCGGTTATCAGTCTTGTGAGGTACAGTAGCAGCAGTGAGTAAACCAACCCAGCAAATTCTCTATTGTCACTTCTGCGAATGCCGTATCTAATGCCTGGAGTAAATCAGGGTATGTCCTTGCACCGATGCGACGGAGAATGTTCTTAATCTTGGACCAACAATTCTCAATCGGTGAAAAATCGGGAGAATAGGGGGGGAGATAAATGAGATGAGCGCCAGCAGCGATGAGCAAAGCTTCAAGTTCATCACTTTTATGGATTGAGCAGTTATCCATGATCACCACTGCACCAGGCCAAAGTTTGGGTACGAGCTTTTGGGCGATGAAGGCATCAAAAGTCAAAGCATCGATAGAACCTAAGCCACTCCATTGGGTGAGCAGTCCTTTCAAGCTAATTGCACCAATTACCGAGACATTTTTCCCTTTGCGGTTGGGCTTTTGAGCATAGGTTTGAAGGCCAGGCAAGGCGCAGGCACATTTGCGGATGAAGGACAGATTAACTCCCGATTCATCTAAGAAAATCAGCTCTTCGACGGGTATCCCCCTCAAGAGTTTCCAGTACTCAAATCGGGCTAGTTGGACTTCATCACTACCTTTTTTTGTGAGGTGGAGACTTTTTTTGAGGTTGAGGTGAAGTTTCCAGCGAACCATCCGATTCACCGTAGCTACCCCAATTAAGACCTCTGTTTTCTCGTAAAGTCGTTCCCGCAATTCGCTTAACGTCGCATCGGGCTGTGCTATGACGAGTTGGCGCAGGATTTCTAACTGTTCAGCATTCAACTTTGTTGCTGTCTGCTCAGTCCGCACCTTGGGGCCTATCATCCCCAATTCTCGATGGCGTTTGAGTAAATTTTGCACAAAACTTAAGGTGACACCAAAGTTTTTAGCCAGTTTTCGTTGGGAAATGTCACCGCAGGCATAAGCATCAACTATTTTTTGACGCAAGTCGAGAGAGTAGGCTTTCATCACCACCAATTATCAGTAGAATTGCTCTCTCCTACTGTACTGAAGTAGACTGATAACCGCTATACATATTTTATAAGGTTAACTACACTTAATTACATTGAAAACAGCTTAGGGATCTGCGGGTTAATAGTGTCCCAACCAGGCGGGTTTCGACTGCGCTTAACCCTCAGATGTCGAGAGTTGAGCGCAGTCGAAACTCGGTTTACTGGTACTTTATTTTCACGCAAGTCTTTTACCCCCGAAAGCTAAAGCTTACTATTTTTTTCTTAAAATGTATGGGTAACTGTCTTAACAATATCTATAGACACATGGTGATAAACAAAATTACTCTTTCACAAGCAGGAATCTAAATGCGTACATTAAGCATGACGTATTGAAGGTTCTTCCACCCCCATACAGAGTTACCATAATCCCAGGTCGCCTAGTGGATGTTGAAAATGATTGACCCCTACGACTTTGAAGATGATGACTTTGACTTAGAGGATGAGGATTTCTTGAAAATAAAACCCATCAGCCAAATGACTGAAGGGGAAAAGCTACAGCGATTTAAGCGGTTCTTCAACAGCAGCAGCCGTGCTATGTTGCAAGACTGTCTATTTCGCATCGTCAATGACGAAGATGGTACGGGTACGTTAGAAATTCTTTGCCCTAATGAAGTCGTAAGACAACGCCTTTCTAAGAAAAAGCGCAAAATTACCAATAACATCAACACCTGCTGGAGCCATATCAGATGGTTTTCACTATGTGTTCAGCAAGATAATGAGTTGGATTGCCAAAAGTTTACCCGTAACGGCGATTTCGTTACATCTTAGGTAGGGAATTGGGAATTGCGAATGGGGAATGGGAAATAAAGAAAGTGTTTTCTCAATGACGAATGACAAATGATAAATGACTAAAAAACAAAAATTTCCTTACTTAGTTGGTTCTAAGTGGACGGCACAGCAAAAAGTTGATGGTTGGCGACACTTCCAAGTTGTCAATCGGAAAAATCAGGCTAAGTGGGTTTATGCCGAAATGGTTGCTTCTTGCGATCCTAAAGTCCGTTTTTGGATAAATGCCAAATTATTACAAGATAACTCCCAGTGGCAAGCTGGCTGGCAAACATTACAAGAAATCCAGGAAATTGAAACTGAGGTGTCCTAATTACCTTCAATACATAGACTGAAATAAATTAGGGTTTACGTACACTCTACGTTTCTTCTCTTACTCTTAGCCCACGCAAGTGGGCTTTCTTTGTGTAGCCAAGAATCCTATTCGCTCGGCTTAGACTTAGAAAATATTTTCAAAATTAATAATATTTTACAAAATCACACTCACTCACTCTCAAGCAGCAATTAGATGGTTGTGACTACCGACTGAAAACTGGCAATTTATCTGCGATACCTTCTCTACGAGACGCTACGCGTAGCTTGCTTCCCCTATGGGGTACGGTGAGCTACGCTAACGCAAATTCCAGTAGTATTTCCAGCATCATGCTGCATATACCTCTGTTTGCCCTTGCACCTGTGCCTCAATACCCTGAAAACACGTTGTACCAACATCAGCTAATTCTATGAAACCCATTTAAAAAAGACAATTTCAGCTTTTTGCTTTTTGTAACTCTTTTTATAAAAATAGATAATAAAAACTTTTTATAGATGAATTTTAGAGCTAAACAAGACTTAATAGCTCATAAAAACTAAAATACCCATAATTAAATTTTAATTCATCGGATAAAACCGTTTTATAAATTAAGAGCCACTTTCTTTTCTATGTAATTTGCCCAATAATGACATCAACAGACCTCACGCATCGCCATCTCAGGAAAGGTGAAGGCAAATGTTTGAGCCACAAGTTTGACAAGAAGCTATAAGAGGGAAACAACAGTGAAACTAGCAGTCTACGGAAAAGGTGGTATCGGTAAATCCACAACTAGCTGTAATATATCCGTCGCCCTAGCTAAACGTGGGAAGAAAGTGCTGCAAATTGGCTGCGACCCAAAACATGACAGCACCTTCACCCTGACTGGATTTTTGATTCCCACAATTATCGACACCCTCCAAGAAAAGGATTATCACTACGAAGATGTCTGGCCGGAAGATGTGATTTATAAAGGCTACGGTGGTGTGGATTGCGTAGAAGCTGGAGGTCCACCTGCGGGTGCTGGATGTGGTGGCTACGTCGTCGGTGAAACCGTAAAACTACTTAAAGAACTCAACGCCTTTGATGAGTACGATGTAATTCTTTTTGATGTTTTGGGTGACGTAGTTTGTGGTGGTTTTGCAGCACCACTCAACTATGCAGATTACTGCCTGATTGTTACAGACAATGGTTTTGATGCTTTGTTTGCTGCCAATCGAATCGCCGCTTCAGTCCGCGAAAAAGCAAGAACTCACCCACTACGTCTAGCTGGGTTAATTGGCAATCGCACCTCCAAGCGCGACTTGATTGAAAAATATATAGAAGCTGTGCCAATGCCAGTTTTGGAAGTTTTACCTTTGATTGAAGATATCCGTGTTTCCCGTGTGAAAGGTAAGACTTTGTTTGAGATGGCAGAGCAAGATCCTTCCCTAGACTACGTTTGCGACTATTATCTCAACATCGCCGACCAAATTCTAGCGCGTCCCGAAGGTGTTGTACCTAATGACACACCAGATCGGGAGTTGTTCTCTTTGTTATCCGATTTTTATCTAAATCCGGGTAAACCCCAGGTTCCTAATTCAGAAGAGGAACTAGACTTGATGATTGTATAAATCACCAAGTTCTCAGGATGGGGGACAATAATATGGCTTTCTTTCACAGTTTTACAGATTCAATAAAGCAAAAGTGGTTGCAATTTTTCCAGAATAATCGAGACTGGATTACCCTGCACATGGAAGTGGAATCCGTGTACACCCCTGACGGCGGGAAGCGACCACCTTCTTACCTCATCCTGGGAGTTCTTAACGCCCTAGAGCCAAAGCTAGCGCAGTTAATGTTGCCCTTTGCCAAACTTAATCCTGATGCCGATACGCTAATTGAAGTACTGGATTTGCATTTTGACCCAGATTTCGCTCTCGGTAATCGCTTCGTTGTCAACCCAGATGTAGAGAAATACGCAGAAGAAGCAGCAGATATCATTGACGAAAAGCCTGAAGATGAAACATTGACACATTCTCATACAAATGGCTTTGCGTCGGTGGCGGTAGTTCAAGAGTTCACAATGGTGAATTCTGAGGATGAAAGCCTAGAAATCAGCGGGTTGGAAGAAACCGAAAATGGCTTTGGCGATATTTCCTTATCCAACGGACACGCTTCAAAAGATGAGTCTCTCAAAACCTCTAGTCTCGAAACCTCTGGTTTAGAAGCAGATGAGTTTGGGGAAATTGCCTTCGATGCAGATGCAACAGCTGTAATGGAAGTAAAGCTGGATGACGAAGCACTTGAAGATAGCCCAATAGATGAGAATGCGTTTAAAGACGTGTTATCAGATGTCTGGGGTGATGAAACAGCTTTGCAAAAGGCTGAAGAAAGTAACGATTTTTTAGGGGAAGAACTGCCAGCAGGCGTTTTTGATGAATCAGAAATTGCCCGTCTCTTCCCCAACGCTTAATTATTGCCGTTCTTCGCAATTTTAAGGTTTAGATTTGGGGTTTTGGATGAGGAATTAGGGAAATTGTCGTTAGACAGAGGATACTTTTGTTGTCCCAGCCTTCAATCCAAAATTATCAATCGTTCGACTGAGCGTTCGCGTAGCGTCTCGGAGAGAAGCCGAAGTCTAAAATCTGAAATTGGTTGAACTGCCATTAAATATCAAGGGGAGAAAAAACCAAAATGACTGTCGCTCAACAACCAGAAGCTTTAAGCTTTGAATGTGAAACTGGAAATTACCATACCTTTTGCCCAATTAGCTGCGTGGCGTGGTTATACCAAAAAATTGAAGATAGCTTCTTTTTGGTGATTGGGACAAAAACTTGTGGCTACTTCCTGCAAAATGCGATGGGGGTGATGATTTTTGCTGAACCCCGCTATGCAATGGCAGAGTTGGAAGAGGGCGATATTTCGGCACAACTGAGTGATTATGAAGAGTTAAAGCGGTTGTGCTTGCAAATCAAACGCGATCGCAATCCTAGTGTAATCGTCTGGATTGGTACTTGCACCACCGAAATTATCAAAACAGATTTGGAAGGTTTAGCACCGAAGCTAGAATCTGAAATCGGTATTCCCATCGTTGTAGCGCGGGCAAATGGTCTAGATTACGCCTTCACCCAAGGGGAAGACACTGTTTTAGCAGCAATGGCTAACCGTTGCCCTGATAAGGCTCCTGTGGCGGAAACAGAGAAGAGTGAACGGAATGCGATCGCTAAATTGCTCAACTTCGGTAAAAAGAAAGAAGATGTCGCCCAAGATGAATCTGAGTACGTCGATCATCCACCACTGGTTCTCTTTGGCTCCCTTCCCGACCCCGTAGTTACTCAGTTAACCTTAGAACTGAAGAAACAAGGCATCAAAGTTTCCGGCTGGCTACCCGCGAAGCGCTTCACTGAACTGCCAGTACTGGAAGAAGGGTATTATGTCGCTGGTGTCAATCCCTTCCTCAGCCGGACAGCTACTACCTTAATGCGCCGCCGCAAATGTAAACTCATTGGCGCACCCTTCCCCATTGGCCCCGATGGTACCCGCGCTTGGATTGAGAAAATCTGCTCGGTGTTTGGTATTACTCCCAAAGGTTTGGATGAACGGGAAGCCCAAATTTGGGCAGGCTTGGAAGATTACGTGAAACTGATTCGCGGTAAGTCTGTATTCTTCATGGGTGATAACTTGCTGGAGATTTCCCAAGCAAGATTCTTAATCCGTTGTGGGATGACAGTTCACGAAATCGGCATTCCTTACATGGATAAGCGCTATCAAGCTGCTGAGTTGGCATTGCTGGAGAAAACTTGCCAGGAAATGAATTCACCCCTGCCAAGGATTGTGGAGAAGCCGGATAATTACAATCAACTTCAGCGAATTTATGAGTTGAAACCAGATTTGGTAATTACTGGTATGGCGCACGCAAATCCGTTGGAAGCACGCGGTATTAATACAAAGTGGTCGGTGGAGTTTACTTTTGCTCAAATTCACGGCTTTACCAATGCGCGTGACATATTAGAGTTGGTAACTCGTCCGTTGCGTCGGAATAATAATTTGAAAGATTTGGGTTGGGATAAGTTGGTGAGAGAAGAAGCGAAGATTTAAATTTCGATTTGGATTGAGCAACAGCATATAATTAAGGCGAACTTTTTGGGTTCGCCTTTTTTGTCTCACAAAGGCGCAAAGTAAGACCGCCTAAAAATAGTTACAATCAGATGGATATCGCTAAATCATAACTTAGATAAAATTTAACCATTAGAGTTAATTATGCTTAAGCTCAATCCACAAAAGCTACCATTTCTAGAGTCTATTGGTTGGCAGCTAAAAAATGTATATCAAATGAGCGAGAAAGAAATTGTTCAATTGTATCAACGCAATTGGCATCATCAAACTACCTTCAATAATTTAAAACAAGAAGAAAAGGATTTTGTTCATTATTTAGCAAAAAAATATAACTCCTGGATATTACCGGATTTTGAAATGTTTCATCTCGATCATCATAATAATATACTTAAAATCCTTAATGCTTTCAATCCAGAAGTTTTCAAAAAAGCTTCTGCATACTTTGGCGGTGGTACTCTCTTGGCGTTAGAATATGATGAATACAGGCTTAGTAAAGATATTGATTTCCTCTTCCCTTATGGAACGGAAAATTATAGGTATTTAAGAGATTTGATTTACGATGAAGGAATTGTGGCATTCTTTCAAAGTACAACAGATATCGAATTAGGTGACAGTACAATAAATCAATATGGTATTCGTTTCCTTGTTATAGTCAATGAAACAACTATTAAAGTAGAAATTGTAGCCAATGGGATTTTTACTTTAGACCCTCCTGTTTATCCAGAATGGACAAAAATTCCTTGTCTGAGTATAAGCGATAGATTTATATCAAAACTAATGGCTAATGCTGACCGATGGAACGATTCAAGTACACAATCTAGAGATTTGATTGACTTAGCAATATTGCGTGTAAATAACGAAATACCCGCACGTGCAATTGCTAAAGCTGAAGAAAGCTACAAAGTAAAAAAGCCATTAGTTAAAGCTATCACTAACTTTATTGAAAAAAGAAAATATAGAGATAAATGTTTTCATGAGTTAAACATACCTGAAGAAAAATTTCCAATAATAATGGATGGAATAAATTTGCTTCTTGTTGACTTTGAATCTATGAATTAAAGTAATTTAAAATGCAATTATCACTACAAAACAAGCGAAATTTTATTATTGATATGGTTGATTGAATTCTTTTAAAGCCTAAGAAACCTTTTGCAGTAACTAAGCCTCTATGCAGTAAATAGCTGCGCTCTACCCAGTATTCCCAATTTGAGTTCTATTCTGTCTAATCGCGATCGCTCTTTCTAACCAGAAGATGCAGACCGATCGCAGATACAATCATAAGTAAAAGCAATTTGGTAAAAAATGGCTGAAATTATTGTCAAAAGTCTTAAAATTGGCTGTTGAACGGGGCTTGAAACCAGCCCTTAATTAATAGCAAAGTTTGTATATTTACGCACAGATGGCAACTGAAAACCTAAAAAAATATCTTCTTTTGGGACACCTAATTCAACCAATTCATTAGCAATTCCTACCTCTGTTCCATCTTGCTGAATCCAGATTTTACCGCTAATAATATCTAGATGCAGAACAGGCCAATATATGCGGTCTTGCTCGTGTCAAACTACATAACTAATTGATAATGATCGTGTTCTGTATCAAAAATTGTTTGTGCTTGAATACGATTATCCCAAACAGTACTAGCGTGTTGTTGAAGCAAATTCTTAATATATTGTCGATATTCCTCTAGCTTTGCCATTGTGCGTTCACTAAGTCTGCTGTAGGCATTCGCCTCCTGTTCAATATTATAAAATTGAAATGCAAAGGGGCGCAGAGTAGCACAGAGGTTTTAGAGAATTTGTGACAAAAACTTGCGTGTTCTTTCTTCTTTGGGGTGGCTGAAAAATGCGTCAGGGGTGGCTGACTCGACGAGGGAACCGCTATCCATTAAGATAACTCGATCGGCGACTTCACGCGCAAATCCTACTTCGTGGGTGACAACTACCATTGTCATCCCATCACGGGCGAGGTTTCGCATTACATCCAAAACTTCTCGTACCATTTCTGGATCTAAGGCTGAGGTGGGTTCGTCAAATAGCATGATTTTAGGTTGCATAGCTAAAGCACGTGCGATCGCAACTCGTTGCTGTTGTCCACCAGATAACTGTCCTGGATATTTCTGCGCCTGTTCTAAAATTCCTACTTTTTCTAATAGTTGCATCGCCAATTCTTCAGCTTTTGCCTTTGGCGATCGCCGTACCCAAATTGGTGCTAAAGAGATATTTTGCAATACCGTGAGATGAGGGAATAAATTAAATTGCTGAAATACCATTCCTACTTCTTTGCGAATGGTTTCAATATTTCGCAAGTCATGGCTGAGGGTAATGCCGTCGATTTCAATCCTTCCTTTTTGGTATTCTTCTAAAGCGTTAAATGTGCGGATAAAGGTAGATTTACCTGAACCAGATGGCCCCATCAACACTACAACTTCTCCACGCTTGACTGTCAAGCTCACACCCTGAAGAACGTGGAATTTTCCATACCACTTGTGAACATCTTCGGCAACAATGATTGATTGTATCTCTGACATAATATTTTAAATTCGATAATGGATATTATTTTTATAATGACTAATGTCCAATGACTAATTATTTAACTGTCTCTCTAACCGACGAGAAGCTAACGACATGGAATAACAAAAGACCCAATAAATAAATCCAATAAATAGATAAACTTCTGCATATCGACCAATAAATTGTGGTTGTGCCAATATGGAACGCGCAATACCTGTAAGTTCCACCAATCCCACCAATGATAAGAGAGAAGTGTCTTTAAATAAGCCGATAAACTGACCAACGATCGCAGGAATAACGGTACGTAAAGCTTGAGGTAAGACAATTAACAAAACCACCAAGGCTGTGTTTAATCCTAGCGCTTTCGAGGCTTCAATTTGACCGCGAGGAACTGACTGGAGTCCACCGCGCACGTTTTCTGCCATGTATGCAGCACTAAATAAAACCAATCCAGCAATTGCTCGTAATACCCGATCTAAACGCAAATCTGCTGATAGAAACAATGGCAGCATTACTTGAGCGAGGAACAAAATCCCAATCAGTGGTACTCCTCTGACGATTTCAATGTACAGGATAGAAAACCAACGGACTACTGGTAAATTGCTTGTGCGTCCTAAAGCCAATAAAACTCCAATGGGAAAGGAAAGTACAATACTGATTGCTGCCATAAGTAGGGTAAGTAGCAAACCGTTCCACAAATTTGTAGATACAGATTGCAATCCAAATCCACCGCCAAGTAGCCAAAGAATAATGGGGAAAGACAGTAACCATAATAGAGAAAGCCAAGGAGTTAGTAACTTAGTAAACTTTCCTCCAACCCAAAAACCTACAAATAGTAAAGCTGCAATTAACAGTAACCAGAGGCGAGATGTAAAGTCTAATGGTAAAGCAACTAACAAAATGCCGATGATAAAAGCAAACAAAGCAATTCTCAGCTTTGTTAATTGTTGCTTACCAAAGAATACACCCGCAGTTACAGCGCCTAAAGTTGAAGCGATCGCTAGCACAATCCAAGTTCGCCAATATAGCGTTTGCGGAAATCTGCCAACCAAAAATAAACGTAAGTTAACCTGAATTACTGCCCATTGTGCTTGAGTAGTTGCCCAAGTTAGAATTCCTCGCAGTATCCAAAAAATTAACGCTAAACAGACAACAGTTAACAAGCTGTTGTACCAAGTACTGAAGAGGTTTTTACGTAGCCAAGTTAATTTGTTATTTGTCATTG
This window contains:
- a CDS encoding IS630 family transposase → MKAYSLDLRQKIVDAYACGDISQRKLAKNFGVTLSFVQNLLKRHRELGMIGPKVRTEQTATKLNAEQLEILRQLVIAQPDATLSELRERLYEKTEVLIGVATVNRMVRWKLHLNLKKSLHLTKKGSDEVQLARFEYWKLLRGIPVEELIFLDESGVNLSFIRKCACALPGLQTYAQKPNRKGKNVSVIGAISLKGLLTQWSGLGSIDALTFDAFIAQKLVPKLWPGAVVIMDNCSIHKSDELEALLIAAGAHLIYLPPYSPDFSPIENCWSKIKNILRRIGARTYPDLLQALDTAFAEVTIENLLGWFTHCCYCTSQD
- a CDS encoding TIGR02450 family Trp-rich protein is translated as MTKKQKFPYLVGSKWTAQQKVDGWRHFQVVNRKNQAKWVYAEMVASCDPKVRFWINAKLLQDNSQWQAGWQTLQEIQEIETEVS
- the bchL gene encoding ferredoxin:protochlorophyllide reductase (ATP-dependent) iron-sulfur ATP-binding protein, encoding MKLAVYGKGGIGKSTTSCNISVALAKRGKKVLQIGCDPKHDSTFTLTGFLIPTIIDTLQEKDYHYEDVWPEDVIYKGYGGVDCVEAGGPPAGAGCGGYVVGETVKLLKELNAFDEYDVILFDVLGDVVCGGFAAPLNYADYCLIVTDNGFDALFAANRIAASVREKARTHPLRLAGLIGNRTSKRDLIEKYIEAVPMPVLEVLPLIEDIRVSRVKGKTLFEMAEQDPSLDYVCDYYLNIADQILARPEGVVPNDTPDRELFSLLSDFYLNPGKPQVPNSEEELDLMIV
- a CDS encoding DUF5331 domain-containing protein — protein: MAFFHSFTDSIKQKWLQFFQNNRDWITLHMEVESVYTPDGGKRPPSYLILGVLNALEPKLAQLMLPFAKLNPDADTLIEVLDLHFDPDFALGNRFVVNPDVEKYAEEAADIIDEKPEDETLTHSHTNGFASVAVVQEFTMVNSEDESLEISGLEETENGFGDISLSNGHASKDESLKTSSLETSGLEADEFGEIAFDADATAVMEVKLDDEALEDSPIDENAFKDVLSDVWGDETALQKAEESNDFLGEELPAGVFDESEIARLFPNA
- a CDS encoding ferredoxin:protochlorophyllide reductase (ATP-dependent) subunit N, whose protein sequence is MTVAQQPEALSFECETGNYHTFCPISCVAWLYQKIEDSFFLVIGTKTCGYFLQNAMGVMIFAEPRYAMAELEEGDISAQLSDYEELKRLCLQIKRDRNPSVIVWIGTCTTEIIKTDLEGLAPKLESEIGIPIVVARANGLDYAFTQGEDTVLAAMANRCPDKAPVAETEKSERNAIAKLLNFGKKKEDVAQDESEYVDHPPLVLFGSLPDPVVTQLTLELKKQGIKVSGWLPAKRFTELPVLEEGYYVAGVNPFLSRTATTLMRRRKCKLIGAPFPIGPDGTRAWIEKICSVFGITPKGLDEREAQIWAGLEDYVKLIRGKSVFFMGDNLLEISQARFLIRCGMTVHEIGIPYMDKRYQAAELALLEKTCQEMNSPLPRIVEKPDNYNQLQRIYELKPDLVITGMAHANPLEARGINTKWSVEFTFAQIHGFTNARDILELVTRPLRRNNNLKDLGWDKLVREEAKI
- a CDS encoding nucleotidyl transferase AbiEii/AbiGii toxin family protein, which gives rise to MLKLNPQKLPFLESIGWQLKNVYQMSEKEIVQLYQRNWHHQTTFNNLKQEEKDFVHYLAKKYNSWILPDFEMFHLDHHNNILKILNAFNPEVFKKASAYFGGGTLLALEYDEYRLSKDIDFLFPYGTENYRYLRDLIYDEGIVAFFQSTTDIELGDSTINQYGIRFLVIVNETTIKVEIVANGIFTLDPPVYPEWTKIPCLSISDRFISKLMANADRWNDSSTQSRDLIDLAILRVNNEIPARAIAKAEESYKVKKPLVKAITNFIEKRKYRDKCFHELNIPEEKFPIIMDGINLLLVDFESMN
- a CDS encoding amino acid ABC transporter ATP-binding protein is translated as MSEIQSIIVAEDVHKWYGKFHVLQGVSLTVKRGEVVVLMGPSGSGKSTFIRTFNALEEYQKGRIEIDGITLSHDLRNIETIRKEVGMVFQQFNLFPHLTVLQNISLAPIWVRRSPKAKAEELAMQLLEKVGILEQAQKYPGQLSGGQQQRVAIARALAMQPKIMLFDEPTSALDPEMVREVLDVMRNLARDGMTMVVVTHEVGFAREVADRVILMDSGSLVESATPDAFFSHPKEERTRKFLSQIL
- a CDS encoding amino acid ABC transporter permease, whose translation is MTNNKLTWLRKNLFSTWYNSLLTVVCLALIFWILRGILTWATTQAQWAVIQVNLRLFLVGRFPQTLYWRTWIVLAIASTLGAVTAGVFFGKQQLTKLRIALFAFIIGILLVALPLDFTSRLWLLLIAALLFVGFWVGGKFTKLLTPWLSLLWLLSFPIILWLLGGGFGLQSVSTNLWNGLLLTLLMAAISIVLSFPIGVLLALGRTSNLPVVRWFSILYIEIVRGVPLIGILFLAQVMLPLFLSADLRLDRVLRAIAGLVLFSAAYMAENVRGGLQSVPRGQIEASKALGLNTALVVLLIVLPQALRTVIPAIVGQFIGLFKDTSLLSLVGLVELTGIARSILAQPQFIGRYAEVYLFIGFIYWVFCYSMSLASRRLERQLNN